CAGGCAGCGATGATCGGCTACGGCTTGTGGCGCGGCGAATCGCTCGCCTGGCGGCGGATCGCGGGTCTTGCATGCGCCTTTGCCGGCATCGTCGGCCTGGTGCTGCCCGGCATTACCGCCCCGCCGCTGCAGGGTGCGGCGTTGATGCTGGCTGCGGGTGTCGCGTGGGGAATTTTCAGCATCCGCGGCAAGGGCGCGGGCGATCCGACCGCCGTGATGGCGGGCAGCTTCCTGCGCGCCGCGCCGCTCGCTGCCGTGTTGAGCATCGTCACCCTGCACTCGGCGACGCTAGACGCCATGGGTGTTGCGTATGCCATTGCATCCGGCGCGCTGACGTCCGGAGTCGGTTATGTCATCTGGTACACCGCACTGCGCGGATTGAGCGTGACCAGCGCGGCCATCGTGCAACTGACCGTCCCGATGATCGCGGCAGCAGCCGGTGTGATTCTGTTGAACGAACCACTTACCGCACGACTGCTGATTGCCTCGGCCATCATTCTGGGCGGGGTGGCATTGGCACTGACCGGCAAGAAAACCTGACCTCAAAAAAAAACCCGACACCGGTTCCGGTATCGGGTTCTGCCTTGCATCATGCGCAAGGACACATGCAGGGAGCCGACAACAATCAACATTGCGGCTCTTCGTAATCATGCGTCATCGGGTTGTTCCTCGGCATGATCTCTGCCCTAGTCAAGGGCCATCAGCTTTCACCGCATCGACGTTTGTCGAGCGTAATACTCACTGACTTGATATTACTTTAGTCTCCTACACTGTAAATGCAAGGGTGAAGATCGGCATTGCGTGCGGGTCGGGTTTTATTTTTTCATGGAGAGCGGAATGACATCGAAATTTTCATTGCTGACTGTGATTGTTGCGTCATTGCTGGCGACAAGCATCGCGCCGGTGAGCGCGATGGAACCTCCGGTCAAACTGCTGGGCGATCCCGCGCCGGCATCGTCGGGGACGCGCACGATCGTGATCACGCCGGATACCAGGCATGTGAACGTGACAGGAGGCGAGGTCGTGAATTTCGCGGTCGGCGACAAGATGTTCACATGGAGCTTCTTCGTTGCGGCAGGCATTTCCTCATTCGATCTGAACCGCATCGCGCCGCCCGGCATGCTCGACCACGTGGTGACGGCATATGTCGCGCGCGACCCGCGCTATATCGGCGGGGGCAATCGGAATCGTTGACGCTCTTTGCCGACGACTCGATGATATCGAGGCGGCGCTTGCACCAATCCGGAGCCGGTTTCAGTACGCCCGGTAAATCGGATAGCCATAGCCGATGTAGCCGCCGGATCGCACCAGATCGTCACGTGTGCTCAAGCGCAAGATGCAATCGCGCCAGCGATCGGTGTCTCTCGCATAGCCTAACTTGTCGCAAGCCGGGCCGTACACTTGCATCATGTAATCGGCCTCTTTCGCCATGTACTGGGCGCGTTGCTCCGGCGTAGTACACGCAGCAAGCAGCGCAGCCATTGCCAACACCATCATCGACACACGCATTCCGGCCTCCTCGGTTTGTCACGGCACGCGCTCGATCCGGCGCATCATCGATGTGCACAGCCTGATGCCGTATTTAGAAGATAGGACAATGCCGCGCGTTGCGAAAGCCGAAAGCATCAGCCGTCGTACCAGGGTGTCTTCGGGGTCTGCAGTGTTTCGGTCACTTGAAGCCGGTGCACGACGAGTTCGTCGATTTCCAGCCGGCGAATCCGCGCATGCCCGATGGCAAGCCGACCGATAGCCAGCACCCCCATCGCAATCGCGCCAAAGGCCAGCGCACCGATGGCGAGCGCGCCGACGGACTGCGAACCAATCGCGATTGATTTGAGGCGCACAATCTCCGGGGGCGGTGCGATTGCACCGGATACCGCTTGCGGCATCGGCTCACGCACTTTGACAACACGTTCGCGCAGCAGCATGGCACCTCCTTGTGACGACATGACCATTGCTTTATACGCCATATGAGAGGTGCCGGACCTGCGCAATGCGCGATGCAACGCTGCGCTTGATTCGTCTCAAATGACGAACAAGCCGCCACATGCTCGACGGCACGGATGCGCCGCGATCAGGAAGCGATGCGCCGTGCTCTACTTCAAGATTCGGACCGTTTCGGGTTATGCTTGCCTGCAACATGCCCGCTTCGACGCACCGGCAAGCGTATTCCTCTTTTCTTCCCGCACTGACCACGCCGCACTGACCACGCATTTCATGAACCTGACCACACCCGCCCTGCTGTTTCCTGCCATCTCATTGCTGCTGCTGGCATATACCAATCGCTTCCTCGTGCTGGCACAACTGATCCGGCACCTGCACAGCCAGCACCGGGACAACTTGCCGGACGTCGTGGTGCGGCAGATCGACAATCTGCGGATCCGCATCACGCTGATGCGCCGCATGCAGACCATGGGCGTGTCCAGTTTCCTCTTATGCGCGCTGTCGATGTTCCTCGTGTTCATCGACATGATCGAGATTGCGCAATACATCTTCGGCTTGAGCATCCTGCTGCTCGTGATCTCGCTGCTGCTGTCGCTTTACGAAATCCTGATCAGCACCAAGGCCATTGAAATCGAACTGGAAATGGTCGAGCAGGATCTGCAAAAACGATTGTGAGGCAAGGCATCCGCCGCCTTGCAAGAATGGCCAGCCGTGCAGGATGGCGGGCGCGGCTGCATAATTGCTCTTCCCCTGAAATCCGCCGAGAAACAC
The Noviherbaspirillum cavernae DNA segment above includes these coding regions:
- a CDS encoding DMT family transporter, which codes for MSSMRIVLLTSLAMLAFAGNSLLCRLALTDTGIDAASFTTIRIVSGALVLVPVARWRNGAGAPAPDWPSAIALFAYAACFSFAYVSLSAGTGALLLFGAVQAAMIGYGLWRGESLAWRRIAGLACAFAGIVGLVLPGITAPPLQGAALMLAAGVAWGIFSIRGKGAGDPTAVMAGSFLRAAPLAAVLSIVTLHSATLDAMGVAYAIASGALTSGVGYVIWYTALRGLSVTSAAIVQLTVPMIAAAAGVILLNEPLTARLLIASAIILGGVALALTGKKT
- a CDS encoding CzcE family metal-binding protein, whose translation is MTSKFSLLTVIVASLLATSIAPVSAMEPPVKLLGDPAPASSGTRTIVITPDTRHVNVTGGEVVNFAVGDKMFTWSFFVAAGISSFDLNRIAPPGMLDHVVTAYVARDPRYIGGGNRNR
- a CDS encoding DUF2721 domain-containing protein; translation: MLYFKIRTVSGYACLQHARFDAPASVFLFSSRTDHAALTTHFMNLTTPALLFPAISLLLLAYTNRFLVLAQLIRHLHSQHRDNLPDVVVRQIDNLRIRITLMRRMQTMGVSSFLLCALSMFLVFIDMIEIAQYIFGLSILLLVISLLLSLYEILISTKAIEIELEMVEQDLQKRL